In Pseudomonas sp. Leaf58, one DNA window encodes the following:
- a CDS encoding spermidine synthase, which yields MAAERQERLLARVEDAFGVISVYEVDDYRFLEFGDAIEQSCVFTADPSWLEYDYTRAMLVGALCHAQPESALFLGLGAGTLTQACMKFLPLDDIEAIELRPDVPRLAMEYLGLDDDPRLYVRIGDALELLPTAEKADLLFVDLYTDHGPGVGHLAWNFLENCQQQLNPQGWLVINQWATDDGRPLGAALLRGLYHRHYWELPVKEGNVILLVPADLEQNLDLDGLRARAEALAPRLGYSLEGLIREIRPAT from the coding sequence AAGAGCGGCTACTGGCACGGGTGGAGGATGCCTTTGGCGTCATCAGCGTGTATGAAGTCGACGACTACCGCTTTCTGGAATTTGGCGATGCCATCGAGCAGAGCTGCGTGTTCACGGCCGACCCCAGCTGGCTGGAGTACGACTACACCCGTGCCATGCTGGTGGGGGCGCTGTGCCACGCGCAGCCAGAGAGCGCGCTGTTTCTCGGCCTGGGGGCCGGCACGCTGACCCAGGCCTGCATGAAGTTTTTGCCGTTGGACGACATCGAGGCCATCGAACTGCGCCCTGACGTGCCGCGCCTGGCCATGGAATACCTGGGCCTGGACGACGACCCGCGGCTGTATGTGCGTATCGGCGATGCGCTGGAATTGCTGCCCACCGCGGAGAAGGCCGACCTGCTGTTCGTCGACCTGTACACCGACCACGGGCCGGGCGTGGGGCACCTGGCGTGGAACTTCCTGGAAAACTGCCAGCAGCAGTTGAACCCGCAGGGTTGGCTGGTGATCAACCAGTGGGCCACCGACGACGGCAGGCCATTGGGCGCGGCCTTGCTGCGCGGGTTGTACCACCGGCACTACTGGGAGTTGCCGGTGAAGGAGGGCAATGTGATCTTGCTGGTGCCGGCGGACCTTGAGCAGAACCTGGACCTGGACGGGCTGCGGGCTCGGGCCGAAGCCTTGGCGCCGCGCTTGGGCTACAGCCTCGAGGGGTTGATCCGCGAAATTCGCCCGGCTACCTGA
- a CDS encoding DEAD/DEAH box helicase — protein sequence MTQETGGFAALDLNPNIVAAVVATGYEEPSAIQQQSIPIILAGHDMIGQAQTGTGKTAAFALPILNKIDVSKREPQALILAPTRELALQVATAFETYAKQMPGVNVVAVYGGAPMGPQLRAIRNGAQIVVATPGRLCDHLRRDEKVLSTVQYLVLDEADEMLKLGFMDDLEVIFDAIPATRQTVLFSATLPSSIRSIAERHLREPKHVKIQTKTQTVTAIDQAHLMVHADQKIPAVLRLLEVEEFDALIAFVRTKQATLDLAAALEAKGYKAAALNGDIAQNQRERVIDSLKDGRLDIVVATDVAARGLDVPRITHVFNVDMPYDPESYVHRIGRTGRAGREGRALLLVTPRERRMLQVIERVTGQKVAEARLPNGQAVLDARIKKLTNSLAPLVAEAEATHGELFDRLTADLGCSARALASALLRKATNGQALDLAAVEREQPLVPSFAPRGERTERADRGERPDRGDRERRAPMPLAEGRVRCRTALGARDGIAAKNLLGAILNEGGLARDAIGRIQVRDSFSLVELPEDGLEKLLSKLKDTRVAGKQLKLRRYRED from the coding sequence ATGACCCAGGAAACCGGCGGCTTCGCCGCTCTCGATCTTAATCCGAACATTGTTGCTGCTGTTGTGGCTACCGGCTACGAAGAGCCGTCCGCCATTCAGCAACAATCGATCCCGATCATCCTCGCCGGTCACGACATGATCGGCCAGGCGCAGACTGGCACCGGTAAAACCGCTGCCTTCGCCCTGCCGATCCTGAACAAGATCGATGTGAGCAAGCGCGAACCGCAAGCCCTGATCCTGGCGCCAACCCGTGAGTTGGCGCTGCAAGTTGCTACCGCTTTCGAAACCTACGCCAAGCAGATGCCAGGCGTTAACGTTGTTGCTGTCTACGGTGGTGCCCCGATGGGCCCGCAGCTGCGTGCTATCCGTAACGGCGCGCAAATCGTCGTCGCTACCCCAGGCCGCCTGTGCGATCACCTGCGTCGCGACGAAAAAGTCTTGTCGACTGTTCAGTACCTGGTACTGGACGAAGCCGACGAGATGCTGAAGCTGGGCTTCATGGACGACCTCGAAGTGATCTTCGACGCAATCCCAGCTACCCGTCAGACCGTGCTGTTCTCCGCTACCCTGCCGTCGTCGATCCGCTCGATTGCCGAACGCCACCTGCGTGAGCCCAAGCACGTCAAGATCCAGACCAAGACCCAGACCGTTACCGCGATCGACCAGGCCCACCTGATGGTCCATGCCGACCAGAAGATCCCGGCTGTGCTGCGTCTGCTGGAAGTGGAAGAGTTCGACGCGCTGATCGCCTTCGTGCGTACCAAGCAAGCCACCCTGGACCTGGCCGCCGCGCTGGAAGCCAAGGGTTACAAGGCTGCCGCGCTGAACGGCGACATCGCCCAGAACCAGCGTGAGCGCGTCATCGACTCGCTGAAAGATGGCCGCCTGGACATCGTCGTCGCCACCGACGTCGCCGCCCGTGGCCTGGACGTACCGCGCATCACTCACGTGTTCAACGTTGACATGCCGTACGACCCAGAGTCCTACGTACACCGTATCGGCCGTACTGGCCGTGCCGGTCGCGAAGGCCGTGCACTGCTGCTGGTCACCCCACGTGAGCGCCGCATGCTGCAGGTGATCGAGCGTGTTACCGGGCAGAAAGTGGCCGAAGCGCGCCTGCCGAATGGCCAGGCTGTGCTGGATGCTCGCATCAAGAAGTTGACCAATAGCCTGGCACCGCTGGTTGCCGAAGCAGAAGCCACCCATGGTGAACTGTTCGACCGCCTGACTGCCGACCTGGGCTGCAGCGCCCGTGCCCTGGCCTCGGCCCTGCTGCGCAAGGCCACCAATGGCCAAGCGTTGGACCTGGCTGCGGTAGAGCGTGAGCAGCCGCTGGTGCCGAGCTTTGCCCCGCGTGGCGAGCGCACCGAGCGTGCTGACCGTGGCGAGCGCCCAGACCGTGGTGACCGCGAGCGCCGTGCGCCAATGCCGCTGGCCGAAGGCCGCGTGCGTTGCCGTACTGCCCTGGGTGCCCGTGACGGCATCGCTGCCAAGAACCTGCTGGGCGCGATCCTCAACGAAGGTGGCCTGGCGCGTGACGCTATCGGCCGCATCCAGGTGCGCGACAGCTTCAGCTTGGTCGAGCTGCCAGAAGACGGCCTGGAGAAGTTGCTGTCCAAGCTCAAGGACACCCGCGTGGCTGGCAAGCAGCTGAAGCTGCGTCGCTATCGCGAGGATTGA
- a CDS encoding class III extradiol ring-cleavage dioxygenase, whose translation MLPSLFISHGSPMLALQPGASGPALAGLANQLPRPTAIVVVSAHWESRELLVTSGAQPETWHDFYGFPPALYALQYPAPGAPKLASQVSELLSAAGLAARLDAQRPFDHGAWVPLSLMYPDASIPVVQVSLPSHLGPALQVKVGQALAGLRGAGVLLMGSGSITHNLGELDWHAGPEVIEPWALAFRDWVVEKLRADDQEALLGYRQQAPFAVRNHPSDEHLLPLFFALGAGGKFGVVHQGFTLGALGMDIYRFD comes from the coding sequence ATGCTGCCCAGCCTGTTCATTTCCCACGGCTCCCCCATGCTTGCCCTGCAGCCTGGCGCCAGCGGGCCGGCCTTGGCCGGGTTGGCCAACCAGCTGCCACGGCCAACGGCAATCGTGGTGGTGTCAGCGCACTGGGAAAGCCGTGAGCTGCTGGTCACCAGTGGCGCACAGCCAGAAACCTGGCATGACTTCTATGGCTTCCCGCCAGCCTTGTATGCGCTGCAGTACCCGGCACCGGGTGCACCCAAGCTTGCCAGCCAGGTCAGTGAGCTGTTGAGCGCTGCGGGGCTAGCCGCCCGGCTGGACGCGCAGCGGCCGTTCGACCACGGCGCCTGGGTGCCACTGTCGCTGATGTACCCGGATGCAAGCATCCCGGTGGTGCAGGTTTCCCTGCCCAGCCACCTGGGGCCGGCGCTGCAGGTCAAGGTGGGCCAGGCGTTGGCGGGGTTGCGTGGCGCGGGCGTGCTGCTGATGGGTTCGGGCAGCATCACCCATAACCTGGGTGAGCTGGACTGGCATGCCGGGCCGGAAGTGATCGAGCCTTGGGCGCTGGCGTTCAGGGACTGGGTAGTGGAAAAGCTGCGGGCGGATGACCAGGAAGCGTTGCTGGGTTACCGGCAGCAGGCGCCGTTTGCGGTGCGCAACCATCCTAGTGATGAGCACCTGCTGCCGCTGTTCTTTGCCCTGGGGGCTGGGGGCAAGTTTGGGGTGGTGCACCAGGGGTTCACCTTGGGGGCGCTGGGCATGGACATTTATCGGTTCGACTGA
- a CDS encoding thiopurine S-methyltransferase has product MERAFWQQRWADNQIGFHQAQVNPYLQKYWPKLGLAPGSRVLVPLCGKSLDLAWLAGQGYQVVGVELSRRAVEDFFGEHGLEAEVQQRGAFEVWRSGDVQLWCGDFFALRAEDVGDCAGLYDRAAVIALPVPMRAAYMQALSALLPASCRGLVVTLDYDQSLLPGPPFSVGDEELRQGFAGWQVDELEVVQVIGESPKFLQAGASSLLERVYRVSR; this is encoded by the coding sequence ATGGAGCGTGCGTTCTGGCAGCAGCGGTGGGCCGACAACCAGATCGGCTTTCACCAGGCGCAGGTGAACCCCTATCTGCAGAAGTATTGGCCAAAGCTTGGCCTGGCGCCGGGCAGTCGTGTGCTGGTGCCGCTGTGCGGCAAAAGCCTGGACCTGGCATGGCTGGCGGGGCAGGGCTATCAGGTGGTGGGGGTGGAGCTGTCGCGGCGGGCGGTGGAGGACTTCTTCGGTGAGCATGGGCTTGAAGCTGAAGTGCAGCAACGCGGGGCTTTCGAGGTGTGGCGCAGCGGTGATGTGCAGCTGTGGTGTGGCGATTTCTTTGCCTTGCGCGCAGAGGATGTTGGCGACTGTGCGGGGCTGTATGACCGGGCAGCGGTGATTGCCTTGCCGGTGCCGATGCGTGCGGCGTACATGCAGGCGCTATCGGCATTGCTGCCGGCCAGTTGCCGTGGGCTGGTGGTGACCTTGGATTATGACCAGTCGTTGCTGCCCGGGCCGCCGTTCTCGGTAGGGGATGAAGAGTTGCGGCAGGGGTTTGCCGGGTGGCAGGTGGATGAGTTGGAGGTGGTGCAGGTAATTGGCGAGAGCCCGAAGTTTCTGCAGGCAGGGGCCTCCAGCCTGTTGGAGCGGGTGTACCGGGTTAGCCGCTGA
- the htpX gene encoding protease HtpX, protein MMRILLFVATNLAVVLVASITLSLFGFNGFMAANGVDLNLSSLLVFCAVFGFAGSLISLFISKWMAKMTTGTQIISQPRTRHEQWLLQTVEELSREAGIKMPEVGIFPAYEANAFATGWNRNDALVAVSQGLLERFSPDEVRAVLAHEIGHVANGDMVTLALVQGVVNTFVMFFARIIGNFVDKVIFKNEEGQGIAYYVATIVAELILGILASMIVMWFSRRREYRADEAGAQLAGTSAMIGALQRLRVEQGLPVHMPDTMKAFGINGGLKHGLAGLLMSHPPLEDRIEALRRRG, encoded by the coding sequence ATGATGCGCATTCTGTTGTTTGTAGCCACCAACCTCGCGGTGGTGCTGGTTGCAAGCATTACCCTGAGCCTGTTCGGTTTCAATGGGTTCATGGCGGCCAACGGGGTCGACCTGAACCTCAGCAGCCTACTGGTGTTCTGCGCCGTGTTCGGCTTTGCCGGCTCGCTTATCTCGCTGTTCATCTCCAAGTGGATGGCGAAGATGACCACCGGCACCCAGATCATCAGCCAGCCGCGCACCCGCCATGAGCAGTGGCTGCTGCAAACGGTCGAAGAGCTGTCCCGTGAAGCGGGCATCAAAATGCCCGAGGTCGGTATCTTCCCGGCGTACGAGGCCAACGCCTTCGCCACCGGCTGGAACCGCAACGACGCGCTGGTGGCCGTGTCCCAAGGCCTGCTGGAGCGTTTTTCGCCCGATGAAGTGCGCGCCGTACTGGCCCACGAGATCGGCCACGTGGCCAACGGCGACATGGTCACCCTGGCGCTGGTGCAGGGCGTGGTGAACACCTTCGTGATGTTCTTCGCGCGCATCATCGGCAACTTCGTCGACAAGGTCATCTTCAAAAACGAAGAAGGCCAAGGCATTGCCTACTACGTGGCGACCATCGTTGCCGAGCTGATCCTGGGTATCCTGGCCAGCATGATCGTGATGTGGTTCTCGCGCCGCCGCGAATACCGCGCCGACGAAGCCGGTGCGCAACTGGCCGGTACCTCGGCAATGATCGGCGCGCTGCAGCGCCTGCGTGTGGAACAAGGCCTGCCAGTGCACATGCCTGACACCATGAAGGCCTTTGGCATCAATGGCGGTTTGAAGCACGGCCTGGCCGGGCTGCTGATGAGCCACCCGCCACTGGAAGACCGTATCGAGGCCCTGCGCCGTCGCGGTTAA
- a CDS encoding pyridoxal phosphate-dependent aminotransferase: MQFSKSNKLANVCYDIRGPVLKHAKRLEEEGHRILKLNIGNPAPFGFEAPDEILQDVIRNLPTAQGYSDSKGLFSARKAVMQYCQQKEIEGVTIEDIYLGNGVSELIVMSMQALLNNGDEVLIPAPDYPLWTAAVSLAGGKPVHYLCDEQADWFPDLEDIKAKITPNTKALVIINPNNPTGAVYSKELLLGMLELARQHNLVVFSDEIYDKILYDEAVHISTASLAPDLLCLTFNGLSKSYRVAGFRSGWLIISGPKHHALSYIEGIDMLANMRLCANVPAQHAIQTALGGYQSINDLVLPPGRLLEQRNRTYELLNDIPGVSCVKPMGALYAFPRIDPKVCPILNDEKFALDLLLSEKLLIVQGTAFNWPWPDHFRVVTLPRVDDLEAAIGRIGNFLKGYSQ; the protein is encoded by the coding sequence ATGCAGTTCAGCAAATCGAACAAGCTCGCCAATGTCTGCTACGACATTCGCGGCCCAGTGCTCAAGCACGCCAAGCGCCTGGAAGAGGAAGGCCACCGCATCCTCAAGCTGAACATCGGCAACCCGGCGCCGTTTGGCTTCGAGGCACCTGACGAAATCCTCCAGGATGTGATCCGCAACCTGCCCACCGCGCAGGGCTACAGCGATTCCAAGGGCCTGTTCAGCGCCCGCAAGGCGGTAATGCAATACTGCCAGCAGAAGGAAATCGAAGGCGTCACCATCGAGGACATCTACCTCGGTAACGGCGTGTCCGAACTGATCGTGATGTCGATGCAGGCGCTGCTGAACAACGGCGACGAAGTGCTGATCCCGGCCCCGGATTACCCGCTGTGGACCGCCGCCGTGAGCCTGGCCGGCGGCAAGCCGGTGCATTACCTGTGCGACGAGCAGGCCGACTGGTTCCCCGACCTGGAAGACATCAAGGCCAAGATCACCCCCAACACCAAGGCCCTGGTGATCATCAACCCCAACAACCCAACCGGCGCGGTTTACTCCAAAGAGCTGCTGCTGGGCATGCTGGAGCTGGCCCGCCAGCACAACCTGGTGGTGTTTTCCGACGAGATCTACGACAAGATCCTGTACGACGAAGCCGTGCACATCAGCACCGCCTCGCTGGCCCCCGACCTGCTGTGCCTCACCTTCAACGGCTTGTCCAAGTCGTACCGAGTGGCGGGCTTCCGTTCTGGCTGGCTGATCATCTCCGGGCCTAAGCACCACGCCCTGAGCTACATCGAAGGCATCGACATGCTGGCCAACATGCGCCTGTGCGCCAACGTGCCGGCGCAGCATGCCATCCAAACTGCGCTGGGCGGCTACCAGAGTATCAACGACCTGGTGCTGCCACCGGGGCGCCTGTTGGAGCAGCGCAACCGCACTTACGAGCTGCTCAACGATATCCCCGGGGTTAGCTGCGTGAAGCCGATGGGCGCGCTGTATGCGTTCCCGCGGATCGACCCGAAGGTTTGCCCAATCCTCAACGACGAAAAGTTCGCCCTCGACCTGCTGCTGTCGGAGAAACTGCTGATCGTTCAGGGCACGGCGTTCAACTGGCCATGGCCGGACCACTTCCGCGTGGTGACCTTGCCGCGGGTGGATGACCTGGAAGCGGCGATTGGGCGCATTGGCAATTTCCTGAAGGGTTATTCGCAGTAG
- the msrB gene encoding peptide-methionine (R)-S-oxide reductase MsrB, with protein sequence MQKIEKTLEQWRSMLDPEQYQVCRLKGTERPFSGKYNSERRDGIYHCICCGLPLFDAQTKFDSGCGWPSFYAPIADSAMIEIRDTSHGMIRTEVTCARCDAHLGHVFPDGPAPTGLRYCINSVCIDLRPRD encoded by the coding sequence ATGCAAAAGATCGAAAAAACCCTGGAACAATGGCGGTCGATGCTCGACCCCGAGCAGTACCAGGTATGCCGCCTCAAGGGCACCGAGCGGCCGTTCAGCGGCAAGTACAACAGCGAGCGCCGCGACGGCATCTACCACTGCATTTGCTGCGGCCTGCCACTGTTCGATGCGCAAACCAAGTTCGATTCCGGCTGCGGCTGGCCGAGCTTCTATGCGCCGATCGCGGACAGCGCGATGATCGAAATTCGCGACACCTCCCACGGCATGATCCGCACCGAAGTCACTTGCGCGCGCTGCGACGCCCACTTGGGCCACGTGTTCCCCGATGGCCCGGCGCCGACTGGCCTGCGCTACTGCATCAACTCGGTGTGCATCGACCTGCGCCCGCGCGACTGA
- a CDS encoding glutathione peroxidase, with protein MAESMLDIKCVTLGGEHKVLADFPGKALLVVNTASQCGFTPQYKGLEQLWQAYRERGLVVLGFPCNQFGKQEPGEARDIAQFCERNFGVSFPLFRKVEVNGPGAHPLFVELKQRAPGLLGSQKIKWNFTKFLVDPASGQVKRYAPTTKPQALEADIERLLSR; from the coding sequence ATGGCCGAATCGATGCTGGACATCAAATGCGTGACCCTGGGTGGCGAGCACAAAGTGCTGGCTGACTTCCCGGGCAAGGCTTTGCTGGTGGTCAACACCGCCAGCCAGTGCGGCTTTACCCCGCAATACAAGGGCCTGGAGCAGCTGTGGCAGGCCTACCGCGAACGCGGCCTGGTGGTGCTGGGCTTCCCTTGCAACCAGTTCGGCAAGCAGGAACCGGGCGAGGCGCGGGACATCGCGCAGTTTTGCGAGCGCAATTTTGGCGTGAGCTTCCCGCTGTTTCGCAAGGTCGAGGTCAACGGCCCCGGCGCCCACCCGCTGTTCGTCGAGCTCAAGCAGCGCGCCCCGGGCCTGCTTGGCTCGCAGAAGATCAAGTGGAACTTCACCAAGTTCCTGGTCGACCCAGCCAGTGGCCAGGTCAAGCGTTACGCCCCGACTACCAAGCCGCAGGCCCTGGAAGCGGACATCGAGCGCCTGCTCAGCCGATGA